Proteins encoded in a region of the Streptomyces sp. NBC_01298 genome:
- a CDS encoding dipeptidase: protein MPSQSIAETVASLMPRAKQELSELVAFQSVADWAQFPQSESQAAANWVADALRAEGFQDVALLDTPDGTQSVYGFLPGPADAPTVLLYAHYDVQPPLDDAAWISPAFELTERDGRWYGRGSADCKGGFILHLLALRALKANGGVPVNVKVIVEGSEEQGTGGLQQYATAHPELLAADAVVIGDAGNFRTGLPTVTATLRGMCLLKVKIDTLGGNLHSGMFGGAAPDAMAALIQLLASLRAPDGSTTVDGLASDAVWEGLQYPEADFRSDAKVIDGVELIGAGTIADRLWSRPAVTVLAIDSPPLVGATPSVHASAGALVSLRVPPGVDTAEAIKLLEAHLVAHTPWKARLELEVVGQGQPFQADTDSPAYASMAQAMKVAYPGQEMQISGMGGSIPLCNTLTELYPDAEMLLIGLSEPEAQIHAVNESVSPEELERLSVTEALFLLNYAESKRS from the coding sequence ATGCCGTCTCAGTCGATCGCCGAGACCGTCGCCTCGCTGATGCCCCGCGCCAAGCAGGAGCTGTCCGAGCTGGTGGCCTTCCAGTCGGTGGCGGACTGGGCCCAGTTCCCGCAGAGCGAGAGCCAGGCGGCCGCGAACTGGGTGGCCGACGCCCTGCGCGCCGAGGGCTTCCAGGACGTGGCGCTGCTCGACACCCCCGACGGCACCCAGTCGGTGTACGGGTTCCTGCCCGGCCCGGCGGACGCGCCGACGGTCCTGCTGTACGCGCACTACGACGTGCAGCCCCCGCTGGACGACGCGGCGTGGATCTCCCCCGCCTTCGAGCTGACCGAGCGCGACGGCCGCTGGTACGGCCGCGGCAGCGCCGACTGCAAGGGCGGGTTCATCCTGCACCTGCTCGCGCTGCGCGCCCTGAAGGCCAACGGCGGCGTCCCGGTGAACGTGAAGGTGATCGTCGAGGGCTCGGAGGAGCAGGGCACCGGCGGTCTCCAGCAGTACGCGACCGCCCACCCCGAACTGCTGGCCGCCGACGCCGTCGTGATCGGCGACGCGGGCAACTTCCGTACGGGCCTGCCGACGGTCACCGCGACCCTGCGCGGCATGTGCCTGCTCAAGGTCAAGATCGACACCCTGGGCGGCAACCTGCACTCCGGCATGTTCGGCGGGGCCGCCCCCGACGCGATGGCCGCCCTGATCCAGCTGCTGGCCTCGCTGCGCGCGCCGGACGGTTCGACCACCGTGGACGGGCTGGCCTCGGACGCGGTGTGGGAGGGGCTCCAGTACCCGGAGGCGGACTTCCGTTCCGACGCGAAGGTGATCGACGGGGTCGAGCTGATCGGCGCGGGCACGATCGCGGACCGGCTGTGGTCCCGGCCGGCCGTCACGGTGCTGGCGATCGACTCCCCGCCGCTGGTCGGCGCCACCCCCTCGGTGCACGCGAGCGCGGGCGCGCTGGTGAGCCTGCGGGTGCCGCCGGGCGTGGACACGGCCGAGGCGATCAAGCTGCTGGAGGCGCACCTGGTGGCGCACACCCCGTGGAAGGCGCGTCTGGAGCTCGAAGTCGTCGGCCAGGGACAGCCGTTCCAGGCCGACACGGACAGCCCCGCGTACGCCTCCATGGCGCAGGCCATGAAGGTGGCGTACCCCGGCCAGGAGATGCAGATCAGCGGCATGGGCGGCTCCATCCCCCTGTGCAACACGCTGACCGAGCTGTACCCGGACGCGGAGATGCTGCTCATCGGCCTGAGCGAGCCGGAGGCGCAGATCCACGCGGTGAACGAGAGCGTCTCCCCGGAGGAGCTGGAGCGCCTGTCGGTCACGGAGGCGCTGTTCCTCCTCAACTACGCGGAGTCCAAGCGCTCCTGA
- a CDS encoding geranylgeranyl reductase family protein yields MWDVVVVGAGPAGSSAAHAAAAAGRRVLLLEKAELPRYKTCGGGIIGPSRDALPPGFVLPFKDRVHAVTFSLDGKFARTRRSKQMLFGLINRPEFDAALVAEAEKAGATVRTGTAVARVEQHGASVPDRRTVAVILADGETVLARSVVGADGSASRIGAHVGVEMDQVDLGLEAEIPVPETVAADWKGRVLIDWGPLPGSYGWVFPKGDTLTVGVISAKGEGAATKRYLDDFIARLGLSGFEPAVSSGHLTRCRKPGSPLSRGRVLVAGDAAGLLEPWTREGISFALRSGRLAGEWAVKISEAQDPVDARRQALNYAFAVKAGLGVEMGVGKRMLELFEAKPGLLHAAITGFRPAWLAFARIARGSLTLAEMVRTYPLARKALHVLDARQARVRGGAGAEAGAEVGSGSDSGSDSGSGEQGGAKG; encoded by the coding sequence GTGTGGGACGTGGTCGTGGTCGGGGCCGGGCCGGCCGGATCCTCGGCCGCGCACGCGGCGGCCGCCGCGGGGCGGCGCGTTCTGCTGTTGGAGAAGGCGGAACTGCCCCGGTACAAGACCTGTGGCGGAGGCATCATCGGCCCCTCGCGCGATGCGCTCCCGCCGGGTTTCGTGCTGCCCTTCAAGGACCGCGTCCACGCGGTCACCTTCTCGCTCGACGGGAAGTTCGCCCGGACCCGGCGCTCGAAGCAGATGTTGTTCGGGCTGATCAACCGGCCCGAGTTCGACGCGGCGCTGGTCGCCGAGGCGGAGAAGGCGGGGGCCACGGTCCGCACGGGTACGGCCGTCGCGCGGGTGGAACAGCACGGGGCGTCCGTACCGGACCGGCGGACCGTCGCGGTGATCCTCGCCGACGGCGAGACCGTGCTGGCCCGGTCCGTGGTCGGCGCGGACGGCAGCGCGAGCCGGATCGGTGCGCACGTCGGCGTCGAAATGGACCAGGTCGACCTCGGCCTGGAAGCGGAGATCCCCGTCCCGGAGACGGTCGCCGCGGACTGGAAGGGCCGGGTCCTCATCGACTGGGGTCCGTTGCCCGGCAGCTACGGCTGGGTCTTCCCCAAGGGCGACACCCTCACCGTCGGGGTCATCTCGGCGAAGGGCGAGGGCGCCGCGACCAAGCGGTACCTGGACGACTTCATCGCCCGGCTGGGCCTGTCCGGCTTCGAACCGGCGGTCTCCTCCGGGCACTTGACTCGCTGCCGCAAGCCCGGATCGCCGCTTTCGCGCGGGCGGGTCCTGGTCGCGGGCGACGCGGCCGGACTGCTGGAGCCGTGGACCCGGGAGGGCATCTCCTTCGCGCTGCGCTCGGGGCGGCTCGCGGGGGAGTGGGCCGTGAAGATCTCCGAGGCGCAGGACCCGGTGGACGCGCGCCGCCAGGCCCTCAACTACGCCTTCGCCGTCAAGGCGGGGCTGGGTGTGGAGATGGGCGTCGGCAAGCGGATGCTGGAACTCTTCGAGGCGAAGCCGGGCCTGCTGCACGCGGCGATCACCGGCTTCCGGCCGGCCTGGCTGGCCTTCGCGCGGATCGCGCGGGGTTCGCTGACGCTGGCCGAGATGGTGCGTACGTACCCGCTGGCGCGCAAGGCCCTGCACGTGCTGGACGCACGGCAGGCGCGGGTCCGGGGCGGGGCCGGCGCTGAGGCCGGCGCCGAGGTCGGCTCCGGGTCCGATTCCGGGTCCGATTCCGGGTCCGGGGAGCAGGGAGGGGCCAAGGGCTGA
- a CDS encoding nitroreductase/quinone reductase family protein has protein sequence MNAPKPYYVQAGPLGTRFNALIGKLARSGMSLAGTAELSVRGRTSGTMQRIPVNPYLQDGTRYLVSARGHSQWVRNMRAAGGGELRLGRTVQTFTVTELTDPAEQAVVLRGYLKKWGWEVNRFFNGVTAKSSDADLRAAAQDHPVFRITITP, from the coding sequence ATGAACGCGCCCAAGCCGTACTACGTCCAGGCCGGCCCGCTCGGCACCCGCTTCAACGCCCTCATCGGCAAGCTGGCCCGCTCGGGCATGAGCCTGGCCGGAACGGCCGAGCTGTCGGTGCGCGGCCGCACCTCCGGCACGATGCAGCGGATCCCGGTGAACCCCTACCTCCAGGACGGCACCCGGTACCTGGTCTCCGCCCGCGGCCACTCCCAGTGGGTCCGCAACATGCGCGCCGCGGGCGGCGGCGAACTCCGGCTGGGCCGCACCGTGCAGACCTTCACCGTCACCGAACTCACCGACCCGGCCGAGCAGGCCGTGGTCCTGCGCGGCTACCTGAAGAAGTGGGGCTGGGAGGTCAACCGCTTCTTCAATGGAGTCACCGCGAAGTCCTCCGACGCCGACCTCCGGGCCGCCGCCCAGGACCACCCGGTCTTCCGCATCACGATCACCCCCTGA
- a CDS encoding TetR/AcrR family transcriptional regulator — MSTVRGARERARIEVTAAIKDEARRALAAEGAAKLSLRAVARELGMVSSALYRYFPSRDELLTALIVDAYNSVGAAAEAADARSLAAGGTPRARWAAVCASVRAWALERPHEYALIYGSPVPGYTAPIDTVGPASRVGNTLIGIVRAAYEGRGIALPPLPAELRPEAARMAADFAEGLPPEAAAALVAAWAQLVGLISFELFGQFNRVVEDRDAFFAHAAGQLAHGVGLPAV; from the coding sequence ATGAGCACCGTGCGAGGGGCGAGGGAACGAGCCCGCATCGAAGTCACCGCCGCCATCAAGGACGAGGCGCGCCGCGCACTCGCCGCGGAGGGCGCCGCCAAGCTCTCGCTGCGCGCCGTCGCCCGCGAGCTGGGCATGGTCTCCTCCGCCCTCTACCGCTACTTCCCCAGCCGCGACGAGCTCCTCACCGCCCTCATCGTCGACGCCTACAACAGCGTCGGCGCCGCCGCCGAGGCCGCCGACGCCCGCTCGCTCGCCGCCGGCGGCACCCCCCGCGCCCGCTGGGCCGCCGTCTGCGCCTCCGTACGCGCCTGGGCGCTGGAGCGCCCGCACGAGTACGCCCTCATCTACGGCTCGCCCGTCCCCGGCTACACCGCACCCATCGACACCGTCGGCCCGGCCTCCCGCGTGGGCAACACCCTCATCGGCATCGTCCGCGCCGCCTACGAGGGCCGTGGCATCGCCCTCCCGCCGCTCCCCGCCGAGCTGCGCCCCGAAGCCGCCCGCATGGCCGCGGACTTCGCCGAAGGGCTGCCCCCCGAGGCCGCCGCGGCCCTGGTGGCCGCCTGGGCACAGCTCGTCGGGCTGATCTCCTTCGAGCTGTTCGGCCAGTTCAACCGGGTCGTCGAGGACCGGGACGCCTTCTTCGCGCACGCCGCCGGGCAGTTGGCGCACGGGGTCGGACTGCCCGCCGTATAG
- a CDS encoding spherulation-specific family 4 protein, with the protein MTRAAKAVYAVLATLLLAAPAPAVTASASSEPGRSQARDRTPALAPAPTPEVRPTPRAAGVRGLEIAVPAYVWANDPMLVDLTATSPAASVVVLNPGNGDSPFDAPWRARADVLRTGTTATGEKTKVLGYVHTDHGNRDIAAVKASVDNYLKTPDGLHVDGIFFDVVSRDCGPANATRDHYAELRRYVQDTMEAVAPGTPELVVNNPGTAIADCFLEPGRRTADVFVTFEDTYAAYAGAGWLGGNVFNALTGYRSGAELDPSGTAFWHLVHDVPDAPAMRATLRTAFERGAGYGYATSAQMPNPWDAQPGWKYRAQTSYASTLG; encoded by the coding sequence ATGACCCGCGCCGCGAAGGCCGTTTACGCCGTCCTGGCCACCCTCTTACTCGCCGCGCCGGCGCCGGCCGTCACCGCGTCGGCGAGTTCGGAGCCTGGCCGGTCCCAGGCCCGGGACCGTACCCCGGCCCTCGCCCCGGCTCCGACCCCCGAGGTGAGACCGACGCCCCGGGCGGCCGGCGTACGGGGCCTGGAGATAGCCGTCCCGGCGTACGTCTGGGCCAACGATCCGATGCTCGTCGATCTCACCGCCACCAGCCCGGCCGCCTCGGTGGTGGTCCTCAACCCGGGCAACGGCGACTCCCCGTTCGACGCCCCCTGGCGGGCCCGAGCCGACGTCCTGCGCACCGGCACCACCGCCACCGGCGAGAAGACCAAGGTGCTCGGCTACGTCCACACCGATCACGGCAACCGCGACATCGCCGCCGTGAAGGCCTCCGTGGACAACTACCTGAAGACGCCCGACGGCCTCCACGTGGACGGCATCTTCTTCGACGTCGTCAGCCGCGACTGCGGCCCGGCCAACGCCACCCGCGACCACTACGCGGAGCTGCGCCGCTACGTGCAGGACACCATGGAGGCCGTCGCCCCCGGCACGCCGGAACTGGTCGTCAACAACCCCGGGACGGCCATCGCCGACTGCTTCCTGGAGCCCGGCCGCCGCACCGCCGACGTCTTCGTCACCTTCGAGGACACCTACGCGGCCTACGCGGGCGCCGGCTGGCTCGGCGGCAACGTCTTCAACGCGCTCACCGGCTACCGCTCCGGCGCCGAACTCGACCCGAGCGGCACCGCGTTCTGGCACCTCGTGCACGACGTCCCGGACGCCCCCGCGATGCGCGCGACGCTCCGTACGGCCTTCGAGCGCGGCGCGGGATACGGTTACGCCACCAGCGCGCAGATGCCGAACCCCTGGGACGCGCAGCCCGGTTGGAAGTACCGCGCCCAGACCTCGTACGCCTCAACCCTGGGCTGA
- a CDS encoding glyoxalase/bleomycin resistance/dioxygenase family protein — protein MIPDVPGRAGRASAVRVSLLVLYTPRLEECRRFYGDLGLAFTPERHGRGPEHYAAVLPDGMVIELYPARDDRLTGALRLGLAVPAFDGSATRPRLAPGRQRLVDPDGRTVEITAVGPTEAGSAQG, from the coding sequence GTGATCCCTGACGTCCCCGGCCGTGCAGGGCGGGCGTCCGCGGTGCGGGTGTCGCTCCTGGTGCTGTACACACCGCGGCTGGAGGAATGCCGCCGGTTCTACGGGGACCTCGGCCTGGCCTTCACCCCGGAACGCCACGGCCGCGGACCGGAGCACTACGCCGCCGTCCTCCCGGACGGCATGGTCATCGAGCTCTATCCGGCCCGGGACGACCGTCTCACCGGCGCCCTGCGGCTGGGCCTGGCCGTCCCGGCCTTCGACGGCTCCGCCACGCGGCCGCGGCTCGCGCCGGGGCGCCAGCGGCTCGTGGATCCCGACGGCCGTACCGTCGAGATCACCGCCGTCGGGCCGACGGAGGCCGGCTCAGCCCAGGGTTGA
- a CDS encoding DUF6332 family protein — MERRSQADRDAVTIEIVFAFVSGAFAAGLVFAALYGPALAFDLSSTTDRTLAMVGGVLAATVFLLRITHVLWRFARRPGRDGGPA; from the coding sequence ATGGAACGACGTAGCCAGGCCGACCGGGACGCGGTCACCATCGAGATCGTGTTCGCCTTCGTCAGCGGCGCCTTCGCCGCCGGACTCGTCTTCGCGGCGCTGTACGGTCCCGCCCTTGCCTTCGACCTCTCCTCCACGACGGACCGGACCCTGGCGATGGTGGGCGGCGTCCTGGCCGCGACGGTGTTCCTGCTCCGGATCACCCACGTCCTGTGGCGCTTCGCCCGCCGCCCGGGAAGGGACGGCGGCCCGGCGTGA
- a CDS encoding maleylpyruvate isomerase family mycothiol-dependent enzyme — MEIISYVKTVAREGEQLADLAERAGTDALVPTCPQWRVADLLRHTGSVHRWATGYVAQGLSERAPFPDAPELVGADLLAWFREGHATLVRTLTGTSADARCWTFLPTAPPSPLAFWARRQAHETTVHRMDAEAALGVPFGAVDPGFAEDGVDELLTGFHARPQSRVRTAEPRVLRVRACDTGAVWTVHLSQEPARTVRADAHGADGAEADCTLTGEAAWLYSALWNRQPLTGPGVTGDAELARLWVDTAGI; from the coding sequence ATGGAGATCATCAGCTATGTGAAGACCGTGGCCCGCGAGGGCGAGCAGCTCGCCGACCTCGCCGAACGGGCCGGTACGGACGCCCTCGTGCCCACCTGTCCGCAGTGGCGGGTCGCCGATCTGCTGCGCCACACCGGCTCCGTGCACCGCTGGGCCACCGGATACGTGGCGCAGGGCCTGAGCGAGCGGGCTCCCTTCCCGGACGCGCCGGAGCTGGTGGGTGCGGACCTGCTGGCCTGGTTCCGCGAGGGCCACGCGACGCTGGTACGGACCCTGACCGGAACCTCCGCCGACGCACGGTGCTGGACCTTCCTGCCGACCGCGCCGCCTTCGCCGCTGGCCTTCTGGGCCCGCCGCCAGGCGCACGAGACCACCGTGCACCGGATGGACGCGGAAGCCGCGCTCGGCGTGCCCTTCGGGGCCGTGGACCCCGGTTTCGCCGAGGACGGGGTGGACGAGCTGCTGACCGGGTTCCACGCGCGGCCGCAGAGCCGGGTACGGACGGCGGAGCCGCGGGTGCTGCGCGTACGGGCCTGCGACACGGGCGCGGTGTGGACCGTACACCTGTCGCAGGAGCCCGCCCGCACGGTACGCGCAGACGCCCACGGCGCGGACGGCGCGGAGGCCGACTGCACCCTGACGGGCGAGGCCGCCTGGCTCTACTCGGCGCTGTGGAACCGGCAGCCGCTCACCGGGCCGGGCGTGACCGGCGACGCGGAACTGGCCCGGCTCTGGGTGGACACGGCCGGAATCTAA
- a CDS encoding alpha-ketoglutarate-dependent dioxygenase AlkB family protein encodes MGNPDGELFPRERTEIVPGAVHVPDWLGPGRQRELVEACRGWARPPAGLRTVRTPGGGTMSARQVCLGLHWYPYGYAPTAVDGDGAPVKAMPDWLAQLGRGAVADAYGRAPDPAIAYDIALVNFYEGDSRMGMHRDAEEASDAPVVSLSLGDSCLFRFGNTASRGRPYRDVELRSGDLFVFGGPVRRAFHGVPKVLPGTAPPGLGLTGRLNITLRVGGLG; translated from the coding sequence ATGGGCAATCCGGACGGCGAGCTCTTCCCGCGCGAGCGCACCGAGATCGTGCCCGGCGCCGTGCACGTGCCCGACTGGCTGGGGCCGGGGCGGCAGCGGGAGTTGGTCGAAGCGTGCCGGGGGTGGGCCCGGCCGCCCGCCGGGCTGCGCACGGTGCGCACCCCGGGCGGGGGGACGATGAGCGCCCGACAGGTGTGCCTGGGGCTGCACTGGTACCCGTACGGATACGCGCCCACGGCCGTCGACGGGGACGGCGCTCCGGTCAAGGCGATGCCCGACTGGCTCGCGCAGCTGGGCCGCGGCGCCGTGGCCGACGCGTACGGGCGGGCTCCGGATCCGGCCATCGCCTACGACATCGCGCTGGTCAACTTCTACGAGGGCGACTCCCGCATGGGCATGCACCGGGACGCCGAGGAGGCCTCCGATGCCCCGGTGGTCTCGCTGAGCCTGGGTGATTCCTGCCTCTTCCGCTTCGGCAACACCGCCTCGCGCGGGCGTCCGTATCGGGACGTTGAGCTGCGCAGCGGGGATCTGTTCGTCTTCGGCGGGCCGGTCCGACGGGCCTTCCACGGGGTGCCGAAGGTCCTGCCCGGCACCGCTCCGCCGGGCCTCGGGCTGACCGGGCGGCTGAACATCACGCTCCGGGTTGGCGGGCTCGGATAG
- a CDS encoding ROK family transcriptional regulator — MNGNGAPRRVGDVTAVSAGTDGTAGAGTDEGSGSAGGPARADASDASVAPKASAPGSASASASGSAAAPTAAAAAAAAAAAGSARTKLERGRGALGPALELVHTGRAPTRAVLTAELGVTRATAGAVAAELEALGLIRVDSRPGGAGGTQGRPSHRLSVDENGPVALAAQVHSDGFRAALVGLGGRIVATAPGRVPVSADPAQVLGAVVEAGAALLAQTGRRCIGAGLAVPSAVAEPEGTALNPLHLAWPAGSPVRAIFADCVKEAGIDGPALTGNDVNLAALAEHRHGAGRSAQHLLCVATGHRGVGGALVLDGRLHSGSSGLALEVGHLTVNPEGRACHCGSRGCLDVEADPLAFLTAAGRTPGPEVSLLQQARDLLREESADPGVRAATEELIDRLGLGLAGLVNILNPDRIILGGLHRELLYADPERLRAVVADRSLWGRSGGVPILPCTLDHNSLVGAAELAWQPVLDDPLGTLGTAA; from the coding sequence ATGAACGGCAACGGGGCCCCGCGGCGGGTGGGGGATGTGACCGCGGTGTCCGCGGGGACGGACGGGACCGCAGGGGCCGGCACGGATGAGGGATCCGGCAGTGCCGGGGGACCCGCCAGGGCCGACGCGTCCGACGCGTCCGTCGCGCCGAAGGCATCCGCCCCGGGGTCCGCTTCGGCGTCCGCCTCCGGGTCCGCCGCGGCTCCCACGGCGGCAGCAGCGGCGGCAGCGGCAGCGGCAGCCGGTTCCGCGCGGACCAAGCTGGAGCGGGGCCGCGGCGCGCTCGGCCCGGCGCTGGAGCTGGTCCACACCGGCCGGGCCCCGACCCGTGCGGTCCTGACCGCCGAACTCGGCGTCACCCGCGCCACCGCCGGCGCCGTCGCCGCCGAACTGGAGGCGCTCGGCCTGATCCGCGTGGACTCCCGCCCCGGTGGGGCCGGCGGCACCCAGGGCCGTCCCTCGCACCGGCTCTCCGTGGACGAGAACGGCCCGGTGGCCCTGGCGGCGCAGGTGCACTCGGACGGGTTCCGGGCCGCCCTGGTCGGCCTCGGCGGCCGGATCGTGGCCACGGCTCCCGGTCGGGTCCCCGTGTCGGCCGACCCCGCGCAGGTGCTCGGCGCGGTCGTCGAAGCCGGGGCCGCGCTGCTCGCGCAGACCGGCCGGCGCTGCATCGGCGCCGGCCTCGCGGTGCCCTCGGCGGTCGCGGAGCCGGAGGGGACGGCGCTGAACCCGCTGCACCTGGCCTGGCCCGCCGGTTCCCCCGTCCGGGCCATCTTCGCCGACTGCGTGAAGGAGGCCGGCATCGACGGCCCGGCGCTGACCGGCAACGACGTGAACCTCGCCGCGCTCGCCGAGCACCGCCACGGCGCCGGCCGCAGTGCGCAGCACCTGCTGTGCGTGGCCACCGGACACCGCGGGGTCGGCGGCGCGCTGGTCCTGGACGGCCGCCTGCACAGTGGGAGTTCGGGCCTGGCCCTGGAGGTCGGCCACCTCACCGTGAACCCCGAGGGGCGGGCCTGCCACTGCGGCAGCCGCGGCTGCCTCGACGTGGAGGCCGACCCGCTGGCCTTCCTCACCGCCGCCGGGCGCACCCCGGGCCCCGAGGTGTCCCTGCTCCAGCAGGCCCGCGACCTGCTGCGCGAGGAGTCCGCGGACCCGGGGGTACGGGCGGCCACCGAGGAGCTCATCGACCGGCTCGGCCTGGGCCTCGCGGGCCTGGTCAACATCCTGAATCCGGACCGGATCATCCTCGGCGGACTCCACCGCGAGCTGCTCTACGCGGACCCCGAGCGGCTGCGCGCGGTGGTAGCGGACCGCAGCCTGTGGGGGCGCAGCGGCGGCGTGCCGATCCTGCCCTGCACGCTCGACCACAACAGCCTGGTCGGCGCCGCCGAGCTGGCGTGGCAGCCGGTGCTGGACGACCCGCTCGGGACCCTGGGCACGGCGGCCTGA
- a CDS encoding ATP-binding protein produces MISHSRRHCVVELQALPLRIGQIRRIVSAQLRHWQLDPLIDRAALGVTELLSNVHRHAQPDKTCTVEIELRLGRLTVSVYDSDPRLPQLRDSAATGATLPAAASPAAAPVDALETSGRGLALVEALSEAWGARQQDDCPGKVVWFSLRAAPGPAAPEHHPVLLAEKPAHRVAKKPVREPAPAPSVAAPPEPVSAGLSVTASVGARPG; encoded by the coding sequence GTGATCAGTCATTCCCGCAGGCACTGCGTCGTCGAACTGCAGGCCCTGCCCTTGCGGATCGGACAGATCCGCCGAATCGTTTCGGCGCAACTGCGCCACTGGCAGCTCGACCCGCTCATCGACCGGGCCGCGCTCGGCGTGACGGAGCTGCTCAGCAACGTCCACCGTCACGCGCAGCCGGACAAGACCTGCACGGTCGAGATCGAGCTGCGCCTCGGCCGGCTGACCGTGTCCGTCTACGACAGCGATCCCCGCCTCCCCCAGCTCAGGGACTCCGCGGCCACCGGGGCCACCCTGCCCGCGGCCGCTTCCCCGGCCGCCGCCCCGGTCGACGCCCTGGAGACCTCCGGCCGCGGGCTCGCGCTCGTGGAGGCCCTCAGCGAGGCGTGGGGGGCCCGGCAGCAGGACGACTGCCCGGGCAAGGTGGTGTGGTTCTCCCTGCGCGCCGCCCCCGGGCCGGCCGCGCCGGAACACCACCCGGTGCTCCTGGCGGAGAAACCGGCGCACCGGGTCGCGAAGAAGCCCGTACGGGAACCCGCGCCGGCCCCGTCCGTCGCCGCACCCCCCGAGCCGGTCTCCGCCGGCCTGTCGGTGACGGCCTCGGTCGGCGCCCGGCCCGGGTAG
- a CDS encoding PLP-dependent cysteine synthase family protein has product MSTTTGTTATTIDVDRSDADYRAWLKEAVRKVQADANRSADTHLLRFPLPEAWGIDLYLKDESTHPTGSLKHRLARSLFLYALCNGWIRPGRPVIEASSGSTAVSEAYFAKLIGVPFIAVMPRTTSPEKCRLIEFHGGECHFVDDSMKMYEESAQLAARTGGHYMDQFTYAERATDWRGNNNIAESMYQQLRLERYPEPAWIVATAGTGGTSATIARYVHYMQHDTRICVPDPENSCFFDGWTLGDPHATSDCGSRIEGIGRPRMEPSFVPGAIDRMMRVPDAASVAACRALERVIGRKAGGSTGTGVWSALKIISEMVAEGRTGSVVTLLCDGGERYLDKYYSDAWLAEQGLDITPYARTLETMLETGVWSEPIG; this is encoded by the coding sequence ATGAGCACCACCACCGGTACGACCGCCACGACCATCGACGTCGACCGCAGCGACGCGGACTACCGAGCTTGGCTGAAAGAGGCCGTCCGCAAGGTGCAGGCGGACGCGAACCGATCCGCCGACACGCACCTGCTGCGCTTCCCGCTCCCCGAGGCCTGGGGCATCGACCTGTACCTCAAGGACGAGTCCACCCACCCGACGGGCTCCCTCAAGCACCGTCTCGCCCGCTCCCTGTTCCTCTACGCCCTCTGCAACGGCTGGATCCGGCCCGGCCGCCCCGTCATCGAGGCCTCGTCCGGGTCCACGGCGGTCTCGGAGGCTTACTTCGCCAAGCTGATCGGCGTTCCGTTCATCGCCGTCATGCCGCGCACGACGAGCCCCGAGAAGTGCCGGCTCATCGAGTTCCACGGCGGCGAGTGCCACTTCGTCGACGACTCGATGAAGATGTACGAGGAGTCGGCCCAGCTCGCCGCCCGCACCGGCGGCCACTACATGGACCAGTTCACGTACGCGGAGCGGGCGACCGACTGGCGCGGCAACAACAACATCGCCGAATCGATGTACCAGCAGCTGCGGTTGGAGCGTTACCCCGAGCCCGCGTGGATCGTGGCCACGGCCGGCACCGGCGGCACCTCCGCGACGATCGCCCGCTACGTGCACTACATGCAGCACGACACCCGCATCTGCGTCCCGGACCCGGAGAACTCCTGCTTCTTCGACGGCTGGACCCTGGGCGACCCGCACGCGACCAGCGACTGCGGCTCGCGGATCGAGGGCATCGGCCGGCCCCGGATGGAGCCGAGCTTCGTCCCCGGGGCCATCGACCGGATGATGCGGGTCCCGGACGCCGCCAGCGTCGCGGCGTGCCGGGCGCTGGAGCGGGTGATCGGCCGCAAGGCGGGCGGTTCCACCGGTACCGGGGTGTGGAGCGCGCTGAAGATCATCTCGGAGATGGTCGCGGAGGGCCGCACGGGCAGCGTCGTGACCCTGCTCTGCGACGGCGGCGAGCGCTACCTCGACAAGTACTACTCCGACGCGTGGCTGGCGGAGCAGGGGCTCGACATCACCCCGTACGCGCGGACGCTCGAGACCATGCTGGAGACCGGCGTGTGGAGCGAGCCCATCGGCTGA
- a CDS encoding SRPBCC family protein: MARRLRPVGLDFIEVAPVRLVFAGRTTAAPEDVYRALAEELEGWPSWFRAVTLARPTHGGAGREIRLAGGVRFQETIMAADPERRYAYRVDETNAPGIRALLEEWHLSPSGSGTHVQWTFAADGPTAVRLALTAARPALGHSFRSAVRALDLRLAQRRRGADQ; the protein is encoded by the coding sequence ATGGCCCGCCGACTCCGCCCCGTAGGGCTGGACTTCATCGAGGTGGCCCCCGTCCGGCTGGTCTTCGCCGGCCGTACGACGGCCGCTCCCGAGGACGTGTACCGGGCGCTGGCCGAGGAGCTGGAGGGCTGGCCCAGCTGGTTCCGGGCCGTCACCCTGGCCCGGCCCACCCACGGCGGCGCCGGGCGCGAGATCAGGCTGGCGGGCGGGGTCCGCTTCCAGGAAACGATCATGGCCGCGGATCCCGAGCGCCGCTACGCGTACCGGGTCGACGAGACCAACGCCCCCGGCATACGGGCCCTGCTGGAGGAGTGGCACCTGTCCCCCTCCGGCTCCGGCACCCACGTCCAGTGGACCTTCGCCGCGGACGGCCCGACCGCGGTCCGCCTCGCGCTCACCGCCGCCCGGCCCGCACTCGGGCACTCGTTCCGCTCGGCGGTCCGCGCGCTGGACCTTCGGCTGGCGCAGCGGCGGCGCGGGGCGGATCAGTAG